The following are encoded together in the Glycine max cultivar Williams 82 chromosome 8, Glycine_max_v4.0, whole genome shotgun sequence genome:
- the LOC100786939 gene encoding adenosylhomocysteinase: MALLVEKTTSGREYKVKDLSQADFGRLEIELAEVEMPGLMACRTEFGPSQPFKGARITGSLHMTIQTAVLIETLTALGAEVRWCSCNIFSTQDHAAAAIARDSAAVFAWKGETLQEYWWCTERALDWGPGGGPDLIVDDGGDATLLIHEGVKAEELYEKTGELPDPNSTDNAEFQIVLTIIRDGLKTDPTRYRKMKERLVGVSEETTTGVKRLYQMQANGTLLFPAINVNDSVTKSKFDNLYGCRHSLPDGLMRATDVMIAGKVAVVAGYGDVGKGCAAAMKQAGARVIVTEIDPICALQALMEGLQVLTLEDVVSEADIFVTTTGNKDIIMVDHMRKMKNNAIVCNIGHFDNEIDMLGLENYPGVKRITIKPQTDRWVFPETNTGIIVLAEGRLMNLGCATGHPSFVMSCSFTNQVIAQLELWKEKSTGKYEKKVYVLPKHLDEKVAALHLGKLGAKLTQLSKSQADYISVPVEGPYKPAHYRY; encoded by the exons ATGGCTTTGTTGGTGGAGAAAACCACGAGTGGTCGCGAGTACAAGGTCAAGGACCTTTCCCAGGCCGACTTCGGCCGCCTCGAGATCGAGCTGGCCGAGGTTGAGATGCCCGGCCTCATGGCCTGTCGGACCGAGTTCGGCCCCTCCCAGCCCTTCAAGGGGGCCCGCATCACCGGCTCCCTCCACATGACCATCCAGACCGCCGTTCTCATTGAGACCCTCACCGCCCTTGGCGCCGAGGTCCGCTGGTGCTCCTGCAACATCTTCTCCACCCAGGACCACGCCGCCGCCGCTATTGCCCGCGACAGTGCCGCCGTCTTCGCCTGGAAGGGTGAGACCCTCCAGGAGTACTGGTGGTGCACCGAGCGCGCCCTCGACTGGGGCCCCGGTGGTGGACCCGACCTCATCGTCGACGACGGTGGTGACGCTACCCTTCTCATCCACGAAGGCGTCAAGGCCGAGGAGCTCTATGAGAAGACCGGCGAACTCCCCGACCCCAACTCCACCGACAACGCCGAGTTTCAGATCGTGCTTACCATCATCAGAGATGGGTTGAAGACCGATCCCACCAGGTACCGCAAGATGAAGGAGCGTCTCGTTGGGGTTTCTGAGGAAACCACCACTGGAGTTAAGAGGCTCTATCAGATGCAGGCGAATGGGACTCTTCTCTTCCCTGCTATTAATGTCAATGACTCTGTCACCAAGAGCAAG TTTGACAACTTGTATGGGTGCCGTCACTCTCTCCCTGATGGTCTCATGAGGGCTACCGATGTTATGATTGCTGGAAAGGTGGCTGTTGTGGCTGGATATGGTGATGTTGGCAAGGGTTGTGCTGCTGCAATGAAGCAGGCTGGTGCTCGTGTCATCGTGACCGAGATTGATCCCATCTGTGCCCTTCAGGCTCTCATGGAAGGCCTTCAGGTTCTGACCTTGGAGGATGTTGTTTCTGAGGCTGATATCTTTGTCACCACCACCGGTAACAAGGACATCATCATGGTTGACCACATGAGGAAAATGAAGAACAATGCCATTGTTTGCAACATTGGTCACTTTGACAATGAGATCGACATGCTTGGGCTGGAGAACTACCCCGGCGTGAAGCGCATCACCATCAAGCCCCAAACTGACAGATGGGTCTTCCCTGAGACCAACACCGGTATCATTGTCTTGGCTGAGGGTCGATTGATGAACTTGGGATGCGCCACTGGACACCCCAGTTTTGTGATGTCCTGCTCCTTCACCAACCAGGTCATTGCTCAGCTTGAGTTGTGGAAGGAGAAGAGTACCGGCAAGTACGAGAAGAAGGTTTACGTTTTGCCCAAGCACCTTGATGAGAAGGTGGCTGCACTTCACCTGGGCAAACTTGGAGCTAAGCTGACCCAGCTTAGCAAGTCCCAGGCTGATTACATCAGTGTGCCTGTTGAGGGTCCATACAAGCCTGCTCACTACAGGTACTAA